The proteins below are encoded in one region of Pseudomonadales bacterium:
- a CDS encoding class I tRNA ligase family protein, whose translation MTDYKSSLNLPETAFPMKGGLAQSEPKRLQQWQDNNLYQKIRSARAGAEPFILHDGPPYANGDIHIGHSVNKILKDIIIKSKTLSGFDAPYVPGWDCHGLPIELNVEKKVGKPGVKVDAKTFRQKCRDYAEKQVAGQMADFQRLGVLGDWAKPYKTMDFQFEADTVRSLAKIIDNGHLQKGFKPVHWCLDCGSALAEAEVEYQDKQSSAIDVAYSVDDLAALSKAFNCSIEQASAVVIWTTTPWTLPASLAVSVHPELEYVLLQGEGQNLIVAEALYQSCLSRYALDYTVIASAPGHKLEHLQLQHPFLDKLLPVICGEHVTTDAGTGCVHTAPGHGVDDFNVGQLYGLEVYNPVAANGVYFDDTPLVGGKHIFKANADIVALLDERGKLLKHVEFTH comes from the coding sequence ATGACTGACTATAAGTCAAGCCTTAACCTGCCTGAAACTGCCTTTCCCATGAAAGGTGGTTTGGCGCAAAGCGAACCGAAGCGTTTGCAGCAATGGCAAGATAATAATCTATACCAAAAGATTCGAAGCGCGCGCGCCGGTGCCGAGCCATTTATTTTGCATGATGGCCCTCCCTATGCCAACGGCGATATTCATATTGGTCACTCGGTCAATAAAATTCTCAAAGACATTATTATCAAATCAAAAACCTTAAGTGGTTTCGATGCGCCCTATGTACCGGGCTGGGACTGCCATGGTCTGCCGATTGAGCTGAACGTTGAGAAAAAAGTTGGCAAGCCTGGGGTTAAGGTGGATGCGAAAACCTTTCGACAAAAATGCCGTGACTATGCCGAGAAGCAGGTAGCAGGGCAGATGGCTGATTTTCAGCGGCTTGGTGTACTGGGTGATTGGGCAAAGCCTTATAAAACCATGGACTTTCAATTTGAAGCCGACACGGTGCGTTCGCTGGCAAAAATTATTGACAATGGGCATTTGCAAAAAGGCTTTAAGCCCGTACATTGGTGCTTAGACTGTGGTTCAGCTTTGGCTGAAGCCGAGGTGGAGTATCAAGATAAGCAATCATCTGCCATTGATGTGGCCTACAGTGTTGACGACTTGGCGGCACTCTCTAAAGCCTTTAACTGCAGCATCGAGCAAGCAAGTGCCGTAGTTATTTGGACCACTACCCCGTGGACGCTGCCGGCCAGTTTGGCAGTGTCGGTGCACCCTGAATTAGAGTACGTGCTGTTACAGGGTGAGGGGCAAAATCTGATTGTCGCTGAGGCGCTTTATCAAAGCTGTTTGTCGCGCTACGCGCTCGATTACACCGTTATTGCCAGTGCGCCTGGTCACAAGCTTGAACATCTGCAGCTGCAACACCCATTCTTAGATAAATTATTGCCAGTGATTTGCGGCGAGCATGTGACAACCGATGCCGGTACCGGCTGTGTGCATACTGCGCCAGGTCATGGTGTGGATGATTTTAATGTTGGTCAGCTCTATGGCCTTGAGGTGTATAACCCGGTTGCCGCAAACGGCGTGTATTTTGACGATACCCCTTTGGTAGGGGGTAAGCATATTTTTAAAGCCAATGCTGACATTGTTGCATTGTTAGATGAGCGTGGTAAGTTACTGAAGCATGTAGAGTTTACACAT
- the ribF gene encoding bifunctional riboflavin kinase/FAD synthetase yields the protein MELIRGLHNIRTRHQGCVATIGAFDGVHRGHQAVLAQLKQQAQQHQLPSLVITLEPLPREYFAPQAAPARLMSFREKIVALAEQGIDRVLGIHFDQAVSEVPAEDFIETIFHRQLGMKHMIVGDDLRFGHERRGDFTLLEKMGRDLGFGVSATQTLAIDDERASSTRIRRTLEAGDFALAERLLGRPYSMTGKVVYGQQLGRTIGVPTANLQLHRIKSPMAGVYAVEAQLKGSDVILPGVANVGTRPTVGNNLTAILEVHLLDFDATIYNKTLTVTFRQKLRDEKKFASFELLQQAIFADIEQARAYFARQTPDISIETQ from the coding sequence ATGGAATTAATTCGCGGTTTACACAATATTCGAACTCGACACCAAGGTTGTGTGGCAACCATTGGTGCGTTTGATGGCGTGCACCGTGGCCATCAGGCGGTCTTGGCGCAGCTTAAGCAGCAGGCGCAGCAGCATCAGCTGCCGTCTTTAGTGATCACGCTTGAACCCCTGCCGCGTGAATATTTTGCTCCGCAAGCCGCGCCGGCGCGCTTGATGAGCTTTCGTGAAAAGATTGTCGCCTTAGCCGAGCAGGGCATTGATCGCGTGTTGGGTATTCATTTTGATCAAGCGGTCTCTGAAGTGCCGGCAGAAGATTTTATTGAAACCATCTTTCATCGCCAGCTTGGCATGAAACATATGATCGTCGGTGATGATTTACGTTTTGGTCATGAGCGTCGTGGCGATTTTACTCTGCTAGAAAAAATGGGTCGTGACTTAGGCTTTGGCGTGTCTGCCACACAAACGCTGGCGATTGATGATGAGCGCGCCAGTTCAACCCGTATTCGACGTACCCTAGAGGCCGGCGATTTTGCCTTAGCAGAGCGTTTGTTAGGACGGCCTTACTCCATGACCGGCAAGGTGGTATATGGTCAGCAGCTAGGTAGAACCATTGGTGTTCCTACGGCCAATTTGCAGCTGCACCGTATTAAATCACCGATGGCCGGTGTGTATGCGGTAGAGGCGCAGCTGAAAGGTAGCGATGTTATTTTGCCTGGCGTTGCCAATGTCGGTACTCGGCCGACCGTGGGTAATAATTTAACCGCCATTTTAGAAGTGCACTTACTCGACTTCGATGCCACCATTTATAATAAAACCTTAACGGTGACGTTTCGTCAGAAGCTGCGCGATGAGAAAAAATTTGCCTCGTTTGAGCTATTGCAACAGGCTATTTTTGCCGATATTGAACAAGCACGTGCGTACTTTGCTCGTCAAACCCCTGATATTTCTATAGAGACTCAATAA
- the murJ gene encoding murein biosynthesis integral membrane protein MurJ: MSDTPPDQRSESSSKPAFESEQKQAQTKTQTQAQDASLDETAVAVKKTGLLRSSLLVSSMTMLSRVLGLLRDMCIAIMVGATANADAFFIAFKVPQFLRRLFSEGAFSQAFVPVLSEYREQRDFAAVKALLDRVAASLGSVLIMVCGLAVVGAPWLTAVFAPGFLSDPDKYALTASLIQITFPYLLFISMAGFAGAILNSYGRFAVPAFTPVILNLCLITGAVWGVDYFQEPVMALAWAVFVAGLAQFLFQLPFLANIHLLPSPKWDWQDDGVRRILTLMLPALFGVSVSQINLLLDTVLASFLPTGSVSWLYFSDRLVELPLGVFAIAVSTVILPSLSRKHANANQAEFQKTLDWSMRMILLISLPAALALFMLAEPLLATLFYYGEAFTESDITMAALSLQAYSLGLLPFMAIKVLAPGYYAQLDMKTPVKIGIIAMFANMLLNLLLVLPLHYYWQIGHVGLALATGLSALLNAGLLLSGLLQKQVYAVQPGFYLLLLRAILASAALAAFLYFTSPDAEFWLSQSWQGRVLPMLGLVLGGICVYALSHVLLGLRLKDIRSPVSH, encoded by the coding sequence ATGTCGGATACACCGCCTGATCAGCGCTCGGAATCTTCCTCTAAGCCCGCTTTTGAATCAGAACAGAAACAAGCACAAACAAAAACGCAAACACAAGCACAAGACGCCAGTCTAGATGAGACTGCGGTCGCGGTAAAAAAGACTGGCCTGCTGCGCTCAAGTTTGTTGGTTAGCAGCATGACCATGCTATCGCGTGTGCTAGGCTTGCTGCGTGATATGTGTATCGCCATTATGGTTGGCGCTACCGCAAACGCTGATGCATTTTTTATTGCCTTTAAAGTGCCGCAGTTTTTACGGCGCTTATTTTCTGAGGGCGCATTTTCGCAGGCCTTTGTGCCGGTGCTGTCTGAATATCGAGAGCAGCGAGATTTTGCCGCAGTAAAAGCGCTGTTAGATCGGGTGGCAGCTAGCCTTGGCTCGGTGTTGATTATGGTCTGTGGCCTAGCCGTGGTTGGCGCGCCTTGGCTTACCGCCGTGTTTGCGCCCGGCTTTTTGTCCGACCCGGACAAATATGCGCTCACGGCAAGCCTGATCCAAATCACTTTTCCGTATTTATTGTTTATCTCCATGGCGGGTTTTGCGGGAGCGATTTTAAACAGCTATGGCCGTTTTGCCGTGCCGGCCTTTACCCCAGTCATATTAAATCTGTGCTTGATTACTGGAGCAGTGTGGGGCGTTGATTATTTTCAAGAGCCGGTTATGGCTTTGGCCTGGGCGGTGTTTGTGGCGGGGCTGGCACAATTTTTATTTCAGCTGCCGTTCTTAGCCAATATCCATTTACTGCCCAGCCCTAAATGGGATTGGCAAGACGACGGTGTGCGGCGCATTCTGACGCTGATGTTGCCGGCGCTGTTTGGTGTATCAGTTAGCCAAATCAATCTATTATTGGATACGGTGTTGGCATCGTTTTTACCCACAGGTTCTGTCTCGTGGCTGTATTTCTCAGACCGCTTGGTTGAACTGCCGCTGGGTGTATTTGCTATTGCAGTAAGTACCGTGATTTTACCCTCGCTGTCGCGTAAGCACGCGAATGCTAATCAGGCTGAGTTTCAAAAAACCCTAGATTGGTCGATGCGTATGATACTGCTGATCAGTCTACCGGCCGCGCTAGCGCTATTTATGTTGGCTGAGCCCTTGCTGGCGACGCTGTTTTACTATGGCGAGGCATTTACTGAGTCTGATATCACTATGGCTGCCTTAAGTCTGCAGGCCTATAGTTTAGGCCTTCTGCCTTTTATGGCCATCAAGGTGCTGGCTCCTGGATATTACGCGCAATTAGATATGAAAACCCCGGTCAAAATCGGCATTATCGCCATGTTTGCCAATATGCTATTAAATCTGCTGCTGGTGCTGCCGCTGCATTATTATTGGCAAATTGGCCATGTAGGGCTGGCGTTAGCGACCGGGCTGTCAGCGCTGTTGAACGCCGGGCTGCTACTCTCCGGTCTGCTGCAAAAACAGGTCTATGCAGTGCAGCCGGGTTTTTATCTATTACTGCTGCGTGCCATCTTAGCCAGTGCTGCTTTGGCTGCTTTTCTGTATTTTACCAGCCCTGACGCTGAATTTTGGCTGAGCCAATCATGGCAGGGTAGGGTTTTGCCGATGCTTGGTTTGGTGCTTGGCGGCATATGCGTTTATGCGCTGTCGCATGTGCTACTAGGGCTTAGGCTCAAGGATATCCGTAGCCCTGTGTCGCATTAA
- a CDS encoding NUDIX domain-containing protein has product MGKLPFSQFQQADVDIVERASGFDGFFKLQQLHLRHKRFDGSWSELFQRELCLRGDAVGVLLYDPALEAFALVEQLRIGALGRSQSPWLLEIVAGMLDKPDESKAAVARRETAEEAGLEIDAITPMLEYFCSPGGSSEFFSLFCAKVDLAQVQSAIFGVADEHEDIRLHIVKVDDALQYLQQGIINNAMTVIALQWFQLHRAQLPELWAKLPALDCQHEA; this is encoded by the coding sequence ATGGGTAAGCTGCCCTTTAGTCAGTTTCAGCAAGCCGATGTTGATATTGTTGAACGTGCCTCAGGCTTTGACGGTTTTTTTAAACTGCAGCAGCTACATTTACGCCATAAGCGCTTTGATGGCAGCTGGTCTGAGCTTTTTCAACGCGAACTTTGTCTACGCGGTGATGCTGTGGGGGTGTTGTTATATGATCCAGCGCTTGAAGCGTTCGCCTTGGTTGAGCAGCTGCGCATTGGCGCGCTGGGTCGCAGCCAAAGCCCGTGGCTGTTGGAAATTGTTGCGGGCATGTTAGACAAGCCTGACGAGTCAAAAGCCGCTGTGGCGAGACGTGAAACGGCTGAAGAAGCCGGTTTGGAAATAGACGCTATAACACCGATGTTAGAGTATTTTTGCAGCCCCGGCGGCAGCAGTGAATTTTTTAGCTTGTTTTGCGCTAAGGTGGATTTGGCGCAGGTTCAGTCGGCAATTTTTGGCGTGGCAGACGAACATGAGGATATTCGGCTGCATATTGTAAAGGTTGATGATGCCCTGCAATATTTACAACAAGGCATTATTAATAATGCGATGACGGTCATTGCGCTACAGTGGTTTCAACTGCACCGTGCGCAGTTGCCAGAACTTTGGGCGAAGCTGCCTGCGTTAGATTGCCAGCACGAGGCCTGA